A genomic window from Prunus persica cultivar Lovell chromosome G2, Prunus_persica_NCBIv2, whole genome shotgun sequence includes:
- the LOC18786411 gene encoding structural maintenance of chromosomes protein 2-1 produces MYIKEICLEGFKSYATRTVVPGFDPFFNAITGLNGSGKSNILDSICFVLGITNLQQVRAANLQELVYKQGQAGITKATVSIIFDNSDRSRSPLGYEAHPEITVTRQIVVGGRNKYLINGKLAQPSQVQNLFHSVQLNVNNPHFLIMQGRITKVLNMKPPEILSMLEEAAGTRMYETKKEAALKTLEKKQSKVDEINNLLDQEILPALDKLRRERTQYMQWANGNADLDRLKRFCIAYEYVQAERIRDSAVCEVEQVKARISEVDDDTRKTQEEIQEMEAQVSKLTAEKEARMGGEVKTLSDKVDALSQNLVREVSVLNNKEDTLGTEKENAEKIVSNIEDMKQSAKETDFAIKKADEGAADLKKRAGELSQSLNEYEKEYQGILAGKSSGNDEKCLEDQLGDAKIAVGSAETELKQLKTKISHCQRELKEKNNQLMSKREEAVAVERELTARKEDLANVKMAQESLPYKEGQMEALQKDRASELEQVQKLKDEMRNLSGQLANVDFTYRDPEKNFDRSKVKGVVARLIKVKDSSTMTALEVTAGGKLFNVVVDTESTGKQLLQNGNLRRRVTIIPLNKIQPYTVHHRVQHAAVKLVGKENAELALSLVGYDEELRSAMEFVFGSTFVCKTIDAAKEVAFNREIRTPSVTLEGDIFQPSGLLTGGSRKGGGDLLRQLHELAETEQKLLVHQRRLTEIEAKITEFLPLQKKFMDLKAQLELKSYDLSLFQGRAEQNEHHKLGELVRRIEQELQEAQSAAKEKQLLYEDCVNKVLVLEKSIKDNDNSREGRLKDFEKRIKETKAQMQSASKNLKGHENEKEKLILEKEAIIKELASLETQLASLRTQIDNLTSEVEEQREKVASTRNMHDQAQSELNSIRMKMKDCDSQISGILKEQQRLQHKLSETNLERKKMENEVKRMEMEQKDCSTKVDKLMEKHAWIASEKQLFGKTGTDYDFSLRDPRNAREELEKLQAQQSGLEKRVNKKVMAMFEKAEDEYNDLMSKKNIIENDKSKIKKVIEELDEKKKETLKVTWVKVNNDFGSIFSTLLPGTMGKLEPPEGCSFLDGLEVRVAFGGVWKQSLSELSGGQRSLLALSLILALLLFKPAPLYILDEVDAALDLSHTQNIGRMIKTHFPHSQFIVVSLKEGMFNNANVLFRTKFVDGVSTVQRTVAAKQK; encoded by the exons ATGTACATCAAGGAGATATGCTTGGAGGGGTTCAAGTCGTACGCGACGAGGACGGTGGTGCCCGGGTTCGACCCGTTTTTCAACGCCATAACGGGTCTGAACGGGTCGGGCAAATCCAACATCCTCGACTCCATATGCTTCGTCTTGGGCATCACCAATTTGCAGCAAGTCCGGGCTGCCAATCTCCAAGAGCTCGTCTACAAGCAAGGCCAGGCCGGCATTACAAAGGCCACCGTCTCCATCATCTTCGACAATTCCGACCGCTCCCGCAGTCCCCTCGGCTACGAGGCCCATCCCGAAATCACAGTCACCCGTCAG ATTGTGGTTGGTGGAAGGAACAAGTACTTGATCAATGGCAAACTTGCGCAGCCTAGTCAGGTCCAGAACCTTTTTCATTCGGTGCAGCTCAATGTTAACAACCCGCATTTTCTTATAATGCAAGGGCGCATTACCAAGGTTTTAAATATGAAACCCCCCGAGATTCTGTCCATGCTTGAAGAGGCTGCTGGGACAAGAATGTATGAGACCAAGAAAGAGGCGGCTTTGAAGACACTTGAGAAGAAACAGAGCAAAGTCGATGAGATCAATAACCTTCTTGACCAGGAGATACTGCCTGCCTTGGACAAGTTGAGGAGAGAAAGGACACAGTACATGCAATGGGCTAATGGAAATGCTGACTTGGATCGGCTTAAAAGGTTTTGCATTGCATATGAATATGTTCAAGCGGAGAGGATTAGAGACAGTGCAGTGTGTGAGGTGGAGCAGGTGAAGGCCAGAATTTCTGAGGTCGACGATGATACGAGAAAGACACAGGAAGAAATACAAGAAATGGAAGCACAAGTGTCTAAGTTAACAGCTGAAAAGGAGGCTAGAATGGGTGGAGAAGTAAAAACTTTGTCTGACAAAGTAGATGCACTTTCTCAAAATCTTGTGAGGGAAGTGTCTGTACTGAATAATAAAGAGGACACTCTGGGgactgaaaaggaaaatgctgaAAAG ATTGTCAGCAATATTGAAGACATGAAGCAGTCTGCAAAAGAGACGGACTTCGCTATAAAAAAAGCTGATGAAGGTGCGGCTGATTTGAAAAAGAGAGCAGGGGAACTTTCTCAGAGTCTGAATGAGTATGAAAAGGAGTACCAG GGCATACTAGCTGGAAAGAGTAGTGGAAATGATGAGAAATGCCTTGAAGATCAATTGGGTGATGCCAAAATAGCTGTTGGGAGTGCTGAAACAGAGTTGAAGCagctgaaaacaaaaataagccACTGTCAAAGGGagttgaaagagaaaaataatcagCTAATGTCAAAGCGTGAAGAAGCTGTTGCCGTAGAAAGGGAGCTTACAGCTAGAAAAGAAGATCTGGCAAATGTTAAAATGGCACAGGAGTCTCTTCCATATAAGGAGGGCCAGATGGAAGCATTACAAAAG GATCGTGCATCTGAGTTGGAGCAGGTGCAGAAATTGAAGGATGAAATGCGAAATCTTTCTGGTCAATTAGCAAACGTTGACTTCACATATCGGGATCCTGAGAAGAATTTTGATAGGTCCAAGGTCAAGGGTGTAGTTGCAAGACTTATCAAAGTGAAGGATAGCTCCACGATGACTGCCTTAGAG GTTACTGCTGGTGGAAAGCTTTTTAATGTTGTTGTAGACACAGAGAGTACTGGAAAACAACTTCTTCAGAATGGAAACCTTCGAAGAAGAGTAACAATTATACCTTTGAACAAAATACAGCCTTATACTGTTCATCATAGGGTTCAACATGCTGCTGTTAAATTG GTTGGCAAGGAGAATGCAGAACTAGCACTTTCTTTGGTTGGTTATGATGAGGAGTTAAGA AGTGCTATGGAATTCGTTTTTGGTTCAACCTTTGTTTGCAAAACTATTGATGCTGCAAAGGAG GTTGCTTTTAACAGGGAAATTCGCACCCCAAGTGTCACTCTTGAAGGTGATATCTTTCAGCCTAGTGGCCTTTTAACTGGTGGAAGCCGCAA GGGTGGGGGTGATCTGTTAAGGCAACTTCATGAGCTGGCTGAGACTGAACAAAAACTTTTGGTGCATCAGAGAAGATTGACTGAAATCGAAGCTAAG ATTACAGAGTTTCTGCCTCTTCAGAAGAAGTTCATGGACCTTAAAGCACAGTTAGAACTTAAATCGTATGACCTTTCGTTATTTCAGGGCAGGGCTGAGCAAAATGAACATCATAAG CTTGGTGAATTAGTAAGAAGGATTGAGCAGGAGCTTCAAGAAGCGCAATCTGCAGCTAAAGAAAAGCAGCTTCTTTATGAAGATTGTGTGAATAAAGTGTTGGTGCTTGAGAAATCAATCAAAGATAATGATAATAGCCGGGAGGGAAGGCTCAAAGATTTTGAAAAGAggattaaagaaacaaaagctcAAATGCAATCAGCTTCAAAGAATCTCAAG GggcatgaaaatgaaaaagagaagctTATTTTGGAAAAGGAAGCTATTATAAAGGAACTTGCATCTTTGGAGACTCAGTTAGCTTCTTTGAGAACGCAAATTGACAACCTAACTTCAGAAGTAgaagagcagagagaaaag GTAGCTTCCACCAGAAATATGCATGATCAGGCACAATCTGAGCTTAATTCGATTCGGATGAAGATGAAGGACTGTGATTCCCAAATTAGTGGCATTCTTAAGGAGCAGCAAAGACTTCAACATAAACTTAGCGAGACAAATCTTGAAcggaagaaaatggaaaatgag gtAAAACGAATGGAAATGGAACAGAAAGATTGCTCTACGAAAGTAGACAAATTGATGGAGAAGCATGCCTGGATTGCATCCGAGAAACAACTATTTGGTAAAACTGGgactgattatgattttaGCTTGCGAGATCCTCGTAATGCAAGGGAAGAACTTGAGAAACTGCAGGCACAACAGTCTGG TCTTGAGAAAAGAGTGAATAAGAAAGTCATGGCAATGTTCGAGAAAGCAGAAGATGAGTACAACGATCTCATGTCTAAGAAGAACATCATTGAG AATGATAAGTCTAAGATCAAGAAGGTGATAGAAGAGCTGgatgagaaaaagaaggaaacacTGAAAGTTACTTGGGTAAAGGTTAACAA CGACTTTGGATCTATCTTTTCCACCCTTTTGCCCGGCACAATGGGAAAGCTTGAACCTCCTGAAGGGTGCAGCTTCCTAGATGGACTAGAGGTTCGTGTTGCATTTGGTGGTGTTTGGAAACAGTCCTTGTCAGAACTGAGTGGGGGTCAACGATCGCTGCTTGCACTTTCTCTCATCTTGGCATTGCTTCTCTTCAAACCAGCTCCACTTTATATACTGGATGAG GTTGATGCGGCTCTTGATCTAAGCCACACACAGAATATTGGAAGAATGATCAAAACTCATTTCCCACACTCCCAG TTTATTGTGGTTTCACTGAAAGAAGGCATGTTCAACAATGCTAATGTTCTTTTCCGGACCAAATTTGTGGATGGAGTTTCAACTGTTCAAAGGACTGTTGCAGCTAAGCAGAAATAG
- the LOC18787454 gene encoding NO-associated protein 1, chloroplastic/mitochondrial isoform X1: protein MAPKTLSSFLSPFTLPYHLTIPKTKLLNLHSKSTLIFCRFSQPQKTHQKATVSETQSLDPPPEPDGTGAAAPTPGDRFLERHRSFEAAKVLLKEKKKKKKEKPVKVSTNVACCYGCGAPLQTSEPDAPGYSDPETYALKKKHHQLKTVICGRCKLLSHGHMITAVGGNGGYSGGKQFIMAEQLREKLAHLRHERALIVKLVDIVDFNGSFLARVRDLTGANPIILVITKVDLLPKGTDFNCIGDWVVEATAKKKLNVISVHLTSSKSLVGVTGVASEIQKEKKGRDVYVLGSANVGKSAFISALLKMMAENDPVAASAQKYKPIQSAVPGTTLGPIQINAFLGGGKLYDTPGVHLHHRQAAVVHSEDLAALAPQSRLRGQSFPVCLVSLGGYSYPVFVSSGNGIAGNDNSNGLNGYSIFWGGLVRVDVLKVLPETRLTFYGPKSLQIHMVPSDKADEFYQKELGVLLTPPTGKQRADEWRGLETERQLQIKIEDVERPACDVAISGLGWITVEPLCKSSASSNSRTEAAAGELHLAVHVPKPVEIFVRPPLPVGKSGAEWYQYRELTEKEEEARPKWHF, encoded by the exons ATGGCGCCTAAAACCCTCTCATCTTTCCTCTCACCTTTCACCCTCCCATACCACCTCACAATCCCAAAAACCAAGCTTCTCAATCTTCACTCGAAATCCACTCTTATATTCTGCAGATTTTCACAGCCACAAAAGACCCATCAGAAAGCAACCGTTTCAGAGACCCAATCATTGGATCCCCCACCCGAACCCGACGGCACCGGAGCGGCCGCGCCGACCCCAGGCGACCGGTTCCTCGAACGACACCGTTCCTTTGAGGCTGCGAAGGTCTTactcaaagagaaaaagaagaagaagaaagagaagccCGTGAAGGTTTCTACGAACGTCGCTTGTTGTTATGGGTGTGGAGCTCCGTTACAGACTTCGGAGCCCGATGCTCCGGGTTATTCGGACCCCGAGACCTACGCATTG AAGAAGAAACACCACCAGCTTAAAACCGTTATATGCGGAAGGTGCAAGCTTCTGTCTCATGGGCACATGATAACTGCTGTTGGTGGGAATGGGGGCTATTCTGGCGGGAAACAGTTCATAATGGCTGAACAGCTTCGGGAGAAGCTGGCACACCTGCGCCATGAGAGAGCATTGATAGTTAAATTG GTTGATATTGTGGACTTCAATGGTAGCTTTTTGGCTCGTGTGCGTGATTTGACTGGTGCAAATCCTATAATATTAGTGATTACTAAG GTTGATTTACTTCCCAAAGGGACTGATTTTAATTGTATTGGTGATTGGGTTGTAGAGGCCACTGCAAAGAAGAAGCTTAA TGTTATAAGTGTTCATCTTACAAGTTCAAAGTCTTTGGTTGGAGTAACTGGAGTTGCATCAGAGATccaaaaggagaagaag GGGCGGGACGTTTATGTTCTG GGCTCAGCAAATGTTGGGAAATCTGCATTCATCAGTGCTTTGCTGA AAATGATGGCAGAAAACGATCCAGTTGCTGCATCAGCGCAAAAGTACAAACCAATACAATCTGCAGTTCCGGGAACTACCTTAGGTCCAATTCAAATTAATGCTTTCCTAGGAGGAGGG AAATTATATGACACACCTGGAGTTCATCTCCACCATAGGCAAGCAGCAGTGGTTCATTCAGAAGATCTAGCTGCCCTTGCTCCTCAAAGTCGGCTAAGGGGTCAATCTTTTCCTGTATGTTTAGTCAGCTTAGGGGGTTATTCTTACCCTGTATTT GTGTCCTCTGGAAATGGAATAGCAGGGAATGACAATTCCAATGGTTTGAATGGCTATTCAATATTCTGGGGAGGTCTTGTCAGAGTAGATGTCTTGAAG GTTCTCCCTGAAACACGATTGACATTTTACGGGCCAAAGAGTCTTCAGATTCATATGGTACCTTCTGACAAGGCAGATGAGTTTTACCAG AAAGAACTTGGAGTTCTGTTAACACCTCCAACTGGAAAACAAAGAGCAGATGAATGGAGAGGACTTGAAACTGAGCGTCAGTtgcaaataaaaattgaagatgtGGAAAG GCCGGCCTGTGATGTGGCCATATCAGGTTTAGGATGGATCACTGTTGAACCCCTTTGCAAATCATCGGCAAGTTCCAATTCCAGAACGGAAGCAGCTGCAGGAGAGCTACATTTAGCCGTGCATGTCCCGAAGCCAGTCGAAATATTTGTTAGGCCCCCATTGCCAGTGGGTAAGTCTGGAGCAGAATGGTATCAGTATAGGGAGTTGACtgagaaggaagaggaagcAAGACCAAAATGGCATTTTTGA
- the LOC18785896 gene encoding cell number regulator 6 → MADGTGHSRYVKLTKDQAPVDDIKPGELNQPIEVPQLNVHRCNECGQPLPESYQPPADEPWTTGIFGCAEDRESCLSGLFCPCVLFGHNVESLRDDIPWTRPCICHAIFIEGGMALAAATAIFYGVDPKTSFLICEGLFFSWWMCGVYTGLVRQSLQKKYHLKNSPCDPCLTHCCLHWCALCQEHRERKGRLSDNAVMPMTVVNPPPVQQMKPADDNNQDSADNNGHTNMEMQAL, encoded by the exons ATGGCGGATGGAACTGGGCACTCGCGTTATGTGAAGCTGACGAAAGATCAAGCGCCTGTGGATGACATTAAGCCTGGGGAGCTCAATCAGCCCATCGAAGTTCCTCAG TTGAATGTTCACAGGTGTAACGAATGTGGACAACCTTTACCTGAAAGCTATCAGCCACCTGCAGATGAACCTTGGACAACTGGAATTTTTGGCTGTGCCGAGGATAGAGAAAGTT GCTTGTCAGGGCTCTTTTGTCCATGTGTTCTGTTTGGGCATAATGTTGAAAGCTTAAGAGACGATATCCCTTGGACGAGACCATGCATTTGTCATGCCATTTTTATTGAAGGTGGCATGGCTCTGGCAGCAGCAACTGCAATCTTCTATGGTGTTGACCCAAAGACTTCGTTTCTTATTTGTGAGGGTCTGTTCTTTTCTTGGTGGATGTGTGGGGTATACACAGGACTTGTTCGCCAATCCTTACAGAAAAAATATCATCTGAAG AACTCGCCGTGTGACCCGTGCTTGACCCACTGCTGCTTACACTGGTGTGCCTTGTGCCAGGAGCACAGGGAGAGGAAGGGCCGCCTATCGGACAACGCTGTGATGCCAATGACCGTCGTCAACCCTCCCCCTGTTCAACAAATGAAGCCTGCTGATGACAACAACCAGGACTCTGCTGACAACAACGGGCATACCAATATGGAAATGCAGGCATTGTAA
- the LOC18786742 gene encoding aldo-keto reductase family 4 member C9, with protein sequence MRSNQVRLNCGITMPVIGLGTYSFQNDRKTTQEAVHMALKMGYRHFDTAKIYGSEPALGSALTEAILDGKVEREDIFVTSKLWGSDHHDPVSGLKQTLKNMGMEHLDMYLVHWPVKLKPRACNPIPNEDEFEDLDLETTWAGMEKCLDLGLCRCIGVSNFSSRKIEQLLDFASVPPAVNQVEMHPMWRQTKLRGACGDHNIHVSAYSPLGGPGNSWGSTLVVDSPIIKSIALQRKATPAQVALRWGLSKGSSVIVKSFNPERMKENIGAVDLKLDDGDLMEIDRLEERKIMRGESLVNETTSPYRTLEDLWDDEI encoded by the exons atgaggagCAATCAGGTTCGCTTGAATTGTGGAATAACAATGCCTGTCATTGGGTTGGGCACTTATTCCTTCCAAAATGACAGGAAAACAACACAAGAAGCTGTCCATATGGCCCTCAAG ATGGGCTATAGGCATTTTGACACTGCAAAGATATACGGTTCTGAACCAGCCCTAGGAAGCGCTTTGACAGAGGCCATTCTCGATGGGAAAGTTGAAAGAGAAGACATTTTTGTTACATCAAAGTTATGGGGAAGTGATCACCATGACCCTGTTTCAGGACTGAAGCAGACTCTCAA GAACATGGGCATGGAACACTTGGACATGTACCTAGTGCACTGGCCAGTGAAATTGAAGCCAAGGGCTTGCAATCCCATTCCAAATGAAGATGAGTTCGAAGATTTGGACTTGGAAACCACCTGGGCTGGCATGGAGAAGTGCCTGGACTTGGGGTTGTGTAGGTGCATTGGTGTAAGCAACTTCTCCTCCAGAAAGATTGAGCAGCTTTTGGATTTTGCTTCTGTGCCTCCAGCAGTCAATCAG GTGGAAATGCACCCAATGTGGAGGCAAACAAAACTTCGAGGGGCATGTGGGGACCACAATATCCATGTAAGTGCTTATTCACCACTCGGTGGCCCCGGGAATTCATGGGGATCAACACTTGTGGTGGACAGCCCAATCATCAAGTCCATTGCCCTCCAGCGCAAAGCAACCCCAGCCCAG GTTGCCCTAAGATGGGGATTATCAAAGGGATCAAGTGTGATTGTGAAAAGCTTTAATCCAGAAAGGATGAAGGAGAACATTGGGGCCGTTGATCTGAAATTGGACGACGGGGATCTCATGGAGATAGACAGATTGGAAGAAAGGAAGATCATGAGGGGAGAGTCTCTTGTGAATGAAACGACGAGCCCATACAGGACACTTGAAGACTTATGGGATGATGAGATTTAG
- the LOC18785508 gene encoding probable aquaporin TIP5-1, whose product MARIALTTRFRQAITPNALRSYLAEFISTFFFVFAVVGSMMSSRKLMPDAASDPASLVVVAIANAFALASAVYIAANASGGHVNPAVTFGMAVGGHISVPNAICYWISQMVASVMACLLLKVTVVGQHVPAYAITEEITGFGASVLEGVLTFGLVYTVYAAGDPRNGAVGGIGPLAIGLMAGANVLATGPFSGGSMNPACAFGSAVVAGSFKNQAVYWVGPLIGAAVAGLLYDNVVFPTQVPDSLTGVTEGVGVF is encoded by the exons ATGGCTAGGATTGCACTAACCACTCGATTTCGGCAAGCAATTACTCCCAATGCTCTTCGATCTTATCTTGCAGAGTTCATCTCAACTTTCTTCTTTGTGTTTGCTGTTGTGGGCTCTATGATGTCCTCCA GAAAGTTGATGCCAGATGCTGCATCAGACCCAGCTAGTCTGGTGGTGGTTGCCATCGCCAACGCCTTTGCGTTGGCCTCGGCCGTGTACATCGCAGCCAATGCCTCCGGCGGCCATGTGAACCCTGCTGTCACCTTCGGCATGGCCGTGGGAGGACACATTAGTGTCCCCAATGCCATCTGCTATTGGATTTCTCAGATGGTGGCCTCTGTCATGGCTTGCCTTCTCTTGAAAGTAACTGTTGTTGGGCAG CATgttccagcatatgcaattACAGAAGAAATTACAGGTTTTGGGGCATCAGTTTTGGAAGGTGTGCTTACATTTGGGTTGGTGTACACGGTTTATGCTGCTGGTGATCCTAGAAATGGTGCGGTTGGGGGCATTGGGCCCTTGGCAATTGGGTTGATGGCAGGGGCCAATGTCCTGGCAACTGGGCCGTTTTCTGGTGGATCAATGAACCCGGCTTGTGCATTTGGGTCTGCAGTCGTTGCCGGTAGCTTCAAGAACCAAGCTGTGTACTGGGTAGGACCTTTGATTGGTGCTGCAGTTGCTGGACTTCTATATGACAATGTGGTGTTCCCTACCCAAGTTCCAGATTCTCTTACAGGAGTTACAGAGGGAGTTGGGGTCTTCTGA
- the LOC18787454 gene encoding putative nitric oxide synthase isoform X2, translated as MAPKTLSSFLSPFTLPYHLTIPKTKLLNLHSKSTLIFCRFSQPQKTHQKATVSETQSLDPPPEPDGTGAAAPTPGDRFLERHRSFEAAKVLLKEKKKKKKEKPVKVSTNVACCYGCGAPLQTSEPDAPGYSDPETYALKKKHHQLKTVICGRCKLLSHGHMITAVGGNGGYSGGKQFIMAEQLREKLAHLRHERALIVKLVDIVDFNGSFLARVRDLTGANPIILVITKVDLLPKGTDFNCIGDWVVEATAKKKLNVISVHLTSSKSLVGVTGVASEIQKEKKGRDVYVLGSANVGKSAFISALLKMMAENDPVAASAQKYKPIQSAVPGTTLGPIQINAFLGGGKLYDTPGVHLHHRQAAVVHSEDLAALAPQSRLRGQSFPNSQVSSGNGIAGNDNSNGLNGYSIFWGGLVRVDVLKVLPETRLTFYGPKSLQIHMVPSDKADEFYQKELGVLLTPPTGKQRADEWRGLETERQLQIKIEDVERPACDVAISGLGWITVEPLCKSSASSNSRTEAAAGELHLAVHVPKPVEIFVRPPLPVGKSGAEWYQYRELTEKEEEARPKWHF; from the exons ATGGCGCCTAAAACCCTCTCATCTTTCCTCTCACCTTTCACCCTCCCATACCACCTCACAATCCCAAAAACCAAGCTTCTCAATCTTCACTCGAAATCCACTCTTATATTCTGCAGATTTTCACAGCCACAAAAGACCCATCAGAAAGCAACCGTTTCAGAGACCCAATCATTGGATCCCCCACCCGAACCCGACGGCACCGGAGCGGCCGCGCCGACCCCAGGCGACCGGTTCCTCGAACGACACCGTTCCTTTGAGGCTGCGAAGGTCTTactcaaagagaaaaagaagaagaagaaagagaagccCGTGAAGGTTTCTACGAACGTCGCTTGTTGTTATGGGTGTGGAGCTCCGTTACAGACTTCGGAGCCCGATGCTCCGGGTTATTCGGACCCCGAGACCTACGCATTG AAGAAGAAACACCACCAGCTTAAAACCGTTATATGCGGAAGGTGCAAGCTTCTGTCTCATGGGCACATGATAACTGCTGTTGGTGGGAATGGGGGCTATTCTGGCGGGAAACAGTTCATAATGGCTGAACAGCTTCGGGAGAAGCTGGCACACCTGCGCCATGAGAGAGCATTGATAGTTAAATTG GTTGATATTGTGGACTTCAATGGTAGCTTTTTGGCTCGTGTGCGTGATTTGACTGGTGCAAATCCTATAATATTAGTGATTACTAAG GTTGATTTACTTCCCAAAGGGACTGATTTTAATTGTATTGGTGATTGGGTTGTAGAGGCCACTGCAAAGAAGAAGCTTAA TGTTATAAGTGTTCATCTTACAAGTTCAAAGTCTTTGGTTGGAGTAACTGGAGTTGCATCAGAGATccaaaaggagaagaag GGGCGGGACGTTTATGTTCTG GGCTCAGCAAATGTTGGGAAATCTGCATTCATCAGTGCTTTGCTGA AAATGATGGCAGAAAACGATCCAGTTGCTGCATCAGCGCAAAAGTACAAACCAATACAATCTGCAGTTCCGGGAACTACCTTAGGTCCAATTCAAATTAATGCTTTCCTAGGAGGAGGG AAATTATATGACACACCTGGAGTTCATCTCCACCATAGGCAAGCAGCAGTGGTTCATTCAGAAGATCTAGCTGCCCTTGCTCCTCAAAGTCGGCTAAGGGGTCAATCTTTTCCT AATTCTCAGGTGTCCTCTGGAAATGGAATAGCAGGGAATGACAATTCCAATGGTTTGAATGGCTATTCAATATTCTGGGGAGGTCTTGTCAGAGTAGATGTCTTGAAG GTTCTCCCTGAAACACGATTGACATTTTACGGGCCAAAGAGTCTTCAGATTCATATGGTACCTTCTGACAAGGCAGATGAGTTTTACCAG AAAGAACTTGGAGTTCTGTTAACACCTCCAACTGGAAAACAAAGAGCAGATGAATGGAGAGGACTTGAAACTGAGCGTCAGTtgcaaataaaaattgaagatgtGGAAAG GCCGGCCTGTGATGTGGCCATATCAGGTTTAGGATGGATCACTGTTGAACCCCTTTGCAAATCATCGGCAAGTTCCAATTCCAGAACGGAAGCAGCTGCAGGAGAGCTACATTTAGCCGTGCATGTCCCGAAGCCAGTCGAAATATTTGTTAGGCCCCCATTGCCAGTGGGTAAGTCTGGAGCAGAATGGTATCAGTATAGGGAGTTGACtgagaaggaagaggaagcAAGACCAAAATGGCATTTTTGA